A region from the Sulfitobacter sp. D7 genome encodes:
- a CDS encoding FAD-binding oxidoreductase, which translates to MTKIAELQRNEAGIAAALDELAQAFGPNLLTGQAIREQHGHTTTWIETQAPDGVVMARSTDDVAQAVRICAAHRVPVIAFGTGTSLEGHVNAPAGGICIDVMQMDRVLEVNAGDLDCRVQPGVTREALNTHLRDQGLFFPIDPGANASLGGMTATRASGTNAVRYGTMKDNVLSLEVVMADGRVIRTGGRARKSSAGYDLTRLMVGSEGTLGIITEITLRLQGIPEAISSARCSFPTVQAACETVMAVIQYGLPVARIELLDADVVKAVNAYSKLTLPETPLLLLEFHGSDAGVVEQAETFGMLAEEFGGTGYAATTTPEERNKLWQARHDGYWAVLALRPGCKAVATDVCVPISRLADAVVAAQARAEELKLIAPIVGHAGDGNFHASLLIDMDDADEVARGEAFVSWLAELAISMDGTCTGEHGIGQGKRAYLGKELGAAVDVMATLKAALDPDNILNPGKILPG; encoded by the coding sequence TTGACGAAGATCGCAGAACTGCAGCGCAATGAGGCGGGCATTGCCGCAGCGTTAGATGAATTGGCACAAGCCTTTGGGCCCAATCTGCTGACCGGCCAAGCCATTCGCGAACAGCATGGCCACACCACCACATGGATCGAGACGCAGGCCCCCGACGGGGTGGTCATGGCGCGCTCGACCGACGATGTGGCGCAGGCGGTGCGTATTTGTGCCGCGCATCGGGTGCCGGTGATTGCCTTCGGCACGGGCACCTCGCTCGAAGGACATGTGAACGCGCCGGCGGGCGGGATTTGCATTGATGTCATGCAGATGGACCGGGTGCTTGAGGTGAACGCGGGCGATCTGGATTGCCGGGTGCAACCCGGCGTGACCCGCGAGGCGTTGAACACCCATTTGCGCGATCAGGGGCTGTTTTTCCCGATTGATCCCGGTGCCAATGCCTCGCTTGGGGGGATGACCGCGACGCGGGCCAGCGGCACCAATGCGGTGCGCTATGGCACGATGAAAGACAATGTGCTGAGCCTTGAGGTGGTGATGGCCGATGGCCGGGTGATCCGCACCGGCGGCCGGGCGCGGAAATCCTCGGCGGGGTATGATTTGACCCGGCTGATGGTCGGCTCGGAGGGGACGCTGGGGATCATCACTGAGATCACGCTGCGTTTGCAGGGCATTCCCGAGGCGATCTCCTCGGCGCGCTGTTCTTTCCCGACGGTGCAGGCGGCCTGTGAGACGGTGATGGCGGTCATCCAATATGGGCTCCCCGTGGCGCGGATTGAGCTTTTGGACGCCGATGTGGTGAAGGCCGTGAACGCCTATTCCAAGCTGACGTTACCTGAAACCCCGCTTTTGTTGTTGGAATTCCACGGCTCTGACGCAGGGGTTGTCGAACAGGCGGAAACCTTTGGCATGTTGGCCGAAGAATTTGGCGGCACCGGCTATGCGGCGACCACAACCCCTGAAGAGCGCAACAAACTGTGGCAGGCGCGGCATGACGGCTATTGGGCCGTTCTGGCGCTGCGACCGGGGTGCAAGGCCGTGGCGACGGATGTCTGCGTGCCGATCTCCCGGTTGGCCGATGCCGTGGTCGCGGCACAGGCGCGGGCGGAGGAGTTGAAGCTGATCGCGCCCATCGTGGGCCACGCAGGCGACGGGAACTTCCATGCATCGCTGTTGATCGACATGGACGACGCCGATGAGGTGGCGCGGGGCGAGGCGTTTGTGAGCTGGCTGGCGGAATTGGCGATCTCTATGGATGGGACATGCACCGGCGAACATGGGATCGGGCAGGGCAAGCGGGCCTATCTGGGCAAGGAATTGGGCGCTGCGGTGGATGTGATGGCGACGCTCAAGGCGGCGCTGGATCCGGATAATATTTTGAACCCGGGGAAGATCTTGCCGGGGTGA
- a CDS encoding GcvT family protein gives MKTQVKALVVGGGAVGTSIAYHLAKAGWDDVMLLERDELTSGSTWHAAGLLPLFNMSFATTHIHQYSVEFYKTLEAETGLNAGFAVVGNLRMAQTDARMDEYMLYASTAETCGVPYEWLTPDEIKAKWPLIETSDLKGALYHQTDGYINPADVTMAMAKGARQHGVSIERKWQADAFDWNGTHWEVTCTKMVEKGGNLVASDEQIVVTAEHVVTASGNHAQRTARMLGIKMPAIPVEHQFIVMDRDPALVDYRAAGHGEHPVIRDADAQSYVREERGGWILGVYEKNAPARFEYGVPDSFRADLFQLDLERIEDQYMAMNHRIPSAENCGLKDDFNGPICYTPDGNPLVGPAPGLRNMWLAEGFSFGITAAGGTGYYLAQMMVEGEAEIDMASLDPKRYGDWMTTEYAARKNEEAYDHVYILHHPDEERPACRPLRTSPAYDRQAARGAQFGQVNGWERPNYFAPEGFSDHDSRSFRRGGWWQHAVDEAKSIREGVGLIDATAFTKHLVRGPGATAFLDGFTCNKLPSVGRINLTYALTGAGTTRTEYTIVRLAQDEYYLVSAGAWSAYDSDYLRKAIADKMPEVGYVECHDVTTQWGVFAIAGPKSRDVLRDLVRDADPETVLSNKRFPWLTMRNIELGMVPVRAIRVAYTGELGWELHHPIEMQNHLFDQLEKAGAPHGMKLVGARAQNWLRQEKSYRAFGNELGRDATPLEADLPRFVDLNKEFHGKQAMLDHGIRVKCVTVLIDGPEDADPWGREVLYSGARRTGRLTSGGYSVAFGKSIGMGYVQLQDAVVGTKLKVKMLDQLWEAEVVEDSPYDPKNQRIRADG, from the coding sequence ATGAAAACGCAAGTCAAAGCATTGGTTGTCGGGGGCGGCGCGGTTGGCACGTCGATTGCTTATCATCTGGCGAAGGCGGGTTGGGATGATGTAATGCTGTTGGAGCGGGACGAGTTGACCTCGGGCTCGACCTGGCATGCGGCGGGGCTGCTGCCGTTGTTCAACATGTCTTTTGCGACGACGCATATTCATCAGTACTCGGTCGAGTTTTATAAGACCTTGGAGGCTGAGACCGGGTTGAATGCTGGTTTTGCCGTGGTGGGCAATCTGCGGATGGCTCAGACCGATGCGCGGATGGATGAGTATATGCTCTATGCCTCGACCGCGGAGACCTGCGGCGTGCCGTATGAATGGCTCACCCCGGATGAGATCAAGGCGAAGTGGCCGTTGATTGAGACATCGGATTTGAAGGGTGCGCTTTATCACCAGACCGACGGGTATATTAACCCCGCCGATGTGACGATGGCGATGGCCAAGGGCGCGCGGCAGCATGGGGTTTCGATTGAGCGCAAGTGGCAGGCGGATGCGTTTGACTGGAATGGTACCCATTGGGAAGTGACCTGCACCAAGATGGTGGAGAAGGGCGGCAACCTTGTCGCCAGTGATGAGCAGATCGTTGTTACCGCCGAACATGTGGTCACGGCCAGTGGCAACCACGCGCAGCGCACCGCGCGGATGTTGGGGATCAAGATGCCCGCGATTCCCGTGGAACATCAGTTCATTGTCATGGACCGCGATCCGGCGCTGGTTGATTACCGTGCGGCGGGGCATGGCGAGCATCCGGTGATTCGGGATGCCGATGCGCAGAGCTATGTGCGTGAGGAACGGGGCGGCTGGATTCTCGGCGTCTATGAGAAGAACGCCCCGGCGCGGTTTGAATATGGGGTGCCGGACAGTTTCCGGGCTGATCTGTTCCAGCTCGATCTGGAGCGGATCGAAGATCAGTATATGGCGATGAACCACCGTATCCCCTCGGCTGAGAATTGCGGGTTGAAGGACGATTTCAACGGGCCGATTTGTTATACGCCGGATGGTAATCCGCTGGTCGGCCCTGCGCCGGGCTTGCGCAACATGTGGTTGGCGGAAGGGTTTTCGTTTGGGATCACGGCGGCGGGGGGCACGGGGTATTATTTGGCGCAGATGATGGTTGAGGGCGAGGCCGAGATCGATATGGCGAGCCTTGATCCGAAACGCTACGGCGATTGGATGACCACGGAATATGCCGCGCGGAAGAATGAGGAAGCCTACGACCACGTGTATATTCTGCACCATCCGGATGAGGAACGTCCGGCCTGTCGGCCGCTGCGGACCTCTCCGGCATATGATCGGCAGGCGGCGCGGGGGGCGCAGTTTGGGCAGGTGAATGGCTGGGAGCGGCCGAATTATTTTGCGCCCGAAGGGTTTAGCGACCATGACAGCCGATCCTTTCGGCGCGGGGGCTGGTGGCAGCACGCGGTGGACGAGGCGAAATCCATCCGCGAAGGGGTGGGCTTGATTGACGCCACGGCCTTTACTAAGCATCTGGTGCGCGGGCCGGGGGCGACGGCTTTTTTGGATGGGTTTACCTGTAACAAGCTGCCCTCGGTGGGGCGGATTAACCTGACCTATGCGCTGACGGGGGCAGGGACGACGCGGACGGAATATACCATCGTGCGGCTGGCGCAGGACGAATATTACCTTGTCTCGGCGGGCGCGTGGAGCGCCTATGACAGCGATTACCTGCGCAAGGCGATTGCCGACAAGATGCCCGAGGTGGGTTATGTCGAATGTCATGACGTGACCACGCAGTGGGGAGTTTTTGCGATTGCTGGGCCGAAGTCGCGTGATGTGCTGCGGGATTTGGTGCGGGATGCAGATCCCGAAACGGTGCTGAGCAACAAGCGGTTCCCCTGGCTGACCATGCGCAACATCGAGTTGGGGATGGTGCCGGTGCGGGCGATCCGGGTGGCCTATACCGGGGAGCTCGGTTGGGAATTGCATCATCCGATTGAGATGCAGAACCATTTGTTTGATCAGTTGGAAAAGGCGGGCGCGCCGCATGGCATGAAGCTGGTTGGCGCGCGGGCGCAGAACTGGCTGAGGCAAGAGAAGAGCTATCGCGCCTTTGGCAATGAGTTGGGCCGGGATGCGACGCCGTTGGAGGCGGATTTGCCGCGCTTTGTGGATCTGAATAAAGAGTTTCACGGGAAGCAGGCGATGCTCGATCACGGCATTCGCGTGAAATGCGTGACGGTTCTGATCGACGGGCCGGAGGATGCGGACCCTTGGGGGCGTGAGGTGCTTTACAGTGGCGCGCGGCGCACCGGGCGGCTGACCTCGGGTGGCTATTCGGTTGCATTCGGCAAGAGCATCGGCATGGGCTATGTGCAACTGCAAGACGCGGTGGTAGGCACGAAGCTGAAGGTAAAGATGCTTGATCAATTGTGGGAGGCCGAGGTGGTCGAAGACAGTCCCTATGATCCGAAGAACCAGCGCATCCGGGCGGACGGTTGA